A window from Thermodesulfovibrionales bacterium encodes these proteins:
- the cutA gene encoding divalent-cation tolerance protein CutA produces the protein MDNIVVFITTSDEEEAAKIAHALVEARLAGCANIVGGLRSVYRWEGRIEDEAEVLIVVKTRLSLFEGLSRKVRELHSYKVPEIIAVPVVKGSADYLKWLKEVTD, from the coding sequence ATGGATAACATCGTAGTCTTCATTACCACTTCGGATGAGGAGGAAGCAGCGAAAATCGCACATGCCCTTGTGGAGGCCCGTCTTGCGGGCTGCGCGAATATCGTAGGCGGCCTGCGCTCTGTTTATCGCTGGGAAGGCAGGATCGAGGACGAAGCCGAGGTCCTCATCGTCGTCAAGACCCGCCTGAGTCTTTTCGAAGGCCTCTCAAGAAAAGTCAGGGAGCTTCACAGTTATAAGGTCCCGGAAATCATCGCCGTTCCCGTAGTCAAGGGTTCCGCAGATTACCTGAAGTGGCTGAAAGAAGTGACTGACTAG
- a CDS encoding response regulator, with product MKFRRNTLVLAGNNTIFLKYLAIALKRMGFEVIPAENGLEAMNLTKIFVIDAVILDVNMPVSDGIETLKRMKEDSRTSGMPVIMVSAHMRRETIEECKRLGCTEILTKPVSLNALHEILQKNVFPSGYAQRQHFRVLWNREVTVTLREESYRLFTENLSERGMYVRIKEPFPVDAQVEVSFPLREGKHFTLRGSVIYTRAALDDVYGIPPGMGIEFRDLTDDTAKTLKDYVTELLEKEIVASPEEKSDSKTFPLTT from the coding sequence ATGAAATTTCGAAGAAATACCCTCGTTCTTGCGGGGAATAATACAATCTTTCTCAAATATCTGGCGATCGCCTTAAAGAGAATGGGGTTTGAAGTCATACCAGCTGAAAATGGACTTGAGGCGATGAACCTCACAAAGATATTTGTCATAGATGCCGTCATTCTCGACGTCAACATGCCTGTCTCAGATGGAATCGAAACGTTAAAGAGGATGAAGGAGGATAGTCGGACTTCCGGGATGCCGGTCATTATGGTATCTGCGCATATGCGGCGTGAGACGATTGAAGAGTGTAAGAGACTGGGCTGTACGGAGATTCTCACAAAGCCGGTCAGTTTGAATGCGCTCCATGAGATCCTCCAAAAGAATGTCTTCCCTTCCGGATACGCACAGAGACAGCATTTTCGGGTCTTGTGGAACAGGGAGGTAACGGTAACTCTCCGTGAAGAATCGTATAGACTCTTTACGGAAAACCTCTCGGAACGAGGCATGTATGTGAGGATAAAGGAACCCTTCCCAGTAGACGCGCAGGTGGAGGTTTCCTTTCCATTACGAGAGGGGAAACATTTCACTCTGAGAGGTTCCGTCATCTATACAAGGGCGGCCCTCGATGATGTTTACGGGATTCCGCCGGGCATGGGGATAGAGTTTAGAGATCTTACCGATGATACTGCTAAGACGCTGAAGGACTATGTAACTGAGTTGTTGGAGAAAGAGATAGTAGCTTCTCCGGAAGAAAAGAGTGATTCGAAGACGTTCCCTCTAACCACGTAG